Genomic segment of Deltaproteobacteria bacterium:
AGTTGCGGTAGAGGCGGAGCCCTTCACGCGCCACGTGGACGACGCCGGGCGTGGCCTGCTCCGAGGCGCCTGAACCGGTCTCACCCTTCGGATCGCCCATCAGGTTCTCCCTTTGGACCTGAAGCCTTGATCGCGAGCCGCGCTGGGTTGACGCCCAGGCGCACCAGAAATTCCCGAGCACGACTTGCAACCGTGCTCCGGAACACGCGCCCGACGATGGGCAATCCGGGCTCGTCGACGTGAATGGCGAGTCGCACTTGAGGCACCGCCTGCATCAGCTCAGCGAGCGCGTGCAGTCCCGCGGACGCCGCGTCTGCGGGCTGCCGCTGCCCCGGCTTCATTCGAGCCTTCATGGTCCTTCCTTTGCGTTGCAACCAGATCGTCGCCATCAAGTGCGAGCGATGTCGACATCGAATTCAGGCACCTTCTCTGGGGATAAGATCCTTTCTGAGGTAAAGTTGTGGCCGGATTCGACGTTGACGGCCCAGAGCAGCGCGACTATCTCTGCGTGAAGTCATTTGCGTTCAAACGAATCGGACGCTGCGAGGCTCCCGAAATGAAGCTCGATCACGCTCTCTTCGCGGGCATCGGCGCGGCGGCGCTCTCGTGCCTGGGCTGTGCCCACGCGAAGCCCCCTCCCGACGCAGAAGTGCATGTCCACCAGGTGCCGGCTGCTGCGAAGCCAGCGCCGGCGGTGGCGCAGGCGCCGGCCCCTCAGGACACGGACTACGAGGCGATGCTTCGGGGTGACGTGCTTCACTTCGGATTCGGGATTGCCGAGCTCACGGATGACGACCGAGGGCGTCTGCAGCACGTCTCGGACCTCATGCGTGCTCACGGCGA
This window contains:
- a CDS encoding OmpA family protein, producing the protein MKLDHALFAGIGAAALSCLGCAHAKPPPDAEVHVHQVPAAAKPAPAVAQAPAPQDTDYEAMLRGDVLHFGFGIAELTDDDRGRLQHVSDLMRAHGELRIRIDGNTDERGTEEYNLELGQRRAEVAKKYLTALGVDGSRVSTLSHGKDNPVAGTHDEASWAQNRRDDIAVKRD